In a genomic window of candidate division WOR-3 bacterium:
- a CDS encoding T9SS type A sorting domain-containing protein — protein MRSMLCLFALLPVLVFAGNSVPITALPEENAVIKTKNVQLPPATVRFLVGQVDTIGGTTYDWQFNGPEYRLLVNSSDYGLHAGWMFSAEPGSPWSDRNQRYNFFDFAAGAWNWIDPDFMASGVSVYTERSGFGMLDADPVTGVAMFTTHQSPGGGAIRPVLGRDMAPGGGIFEYCDGSPNAEGYLWPPISIDAQQVVHCALNDDATRDQLYYTKVATWCNWESPVSIVAPQPEPMFPTQNIAASKVSQKVCVVWVYSEGTPYEAAYYRISTDGGTTWGDATELTPPPAYGGDTIASFHITSLFPWYDDQDRLHIVAGIIPSVHDTLYIIPAEIWHWCPDNTPAWSKIHRAGCDPVNLQASVGYNAAYACRPSIGQDDRGRLYVAWEQFDSANVEPVTNLLRADIFAAASEDGGNSWLSAVKLTEAGTASCRFPCVADKMVRLGGELYVPVIYEIDQQAGFIVQGQGSSTNNPFVVQWVPATALGVGIAEGQQQLPKRIEVRASPNPFMNRTTISYALPYSSHISLIVYDAAGRPVQTLVNGERQPGYYAINFNATGLAKGVYFYTLTAGTASINGKLTLVR, from the coding sequence ATGCGCAGCATGTTATGTCTGTTTGCCCTGTTACCCGTTTTGGTATTTGCGGGTAACTCGGTGCCGATTACGGCTCTGCCCGAGGAAAATGCCGTAATCAAGACGAAGAATGTACAGTTACCTCCGGCAACGGTGAGGTTCCTTGTCGGACAGGTGGATACCATCGGGGGAACAACCTATGACTGGCAGTTCAACGGACCTGAGTATCGCTTGCTGGTAAATTCGTCAGACTACGGGTTACATGCCGGCTGGATGTTTTCTGCAGAACCTGGTAGTCCTTGGAGCGACCGTAATCAGCGCTACAACTTTTTCGACTTTGCGGCTGGTGCTTGGAACTGGATTGATCCGGATTTCATGGCATCAGGAGTGAGTGTATATACTGAGCGGAGTGGCTTCGGGATGCTGGATGCGGATCCGGTAACAGGCGTGGCAATGTTTACTACCCATCAGTCACCCGGTGGCGGAGCGATCAGACCCGTTCTCGGAAGAGATATGGCACCTGGTGGCGGAATTTTTGAATATTGTGATGGCTCCCCCAATGCTGAAGGGTACCTCTGGCCCCCGATTAGCATTGATGCGCAACAGGTGGTGCATTGTGCGCTCAACGATGATGCTACGAGAGATCAGCTCTACTACACTAAAGTTGCAACTTGGTGCAACTGGGAGTCGCCTGTCAGTATTGTGGCGCCCCAGCCCGAGCCGATGTTTCCCACACAAAACATCGCAGCATCCAAAGTCAGTCAGAAGGTCTGCGTAGTCTGGGTTTATTCGGAAGGCACACCTTATGAAGCTGCCTATTACCGAATTTCTACAGATGGCGGAACGACTTGGGGAGATGCAACTGAGCTTACCCCACCACCGGCTTACGGTGGAGATACAATTGCGTCCTTCCATATTACATCGTTATTCCCCTGGTATGATGATCAGGACCGTTTACATATAGTAGCCGGAATTATACCGAGTGTGCATGATACCCTATATATCATCCCAGCAGAAATCTGGCATTGGTGTCCGGATAATACCCCAGCTTGGAGCAAAATTCACCGGGCGGGATGTGATCCAGTCAATCTACAGGCTTCGGTTGGATACAATGCAGCCTATGCCTGCCGGCCCAGCATCGGACAGGATGATCGTGGCAGATTGTATGTCGCTTGGGAGCAGTTTGATTCGGCCAACGTTGAACCGGTAACCAACCTGTTGCGGGCTGATATTTTTGCTGCTGCTTCTGAAGATGGCGGTAATAGCTGGTTGAGTGCGGTTAAGCTTACAGAAGCTGGCACAGCATCATGCCGTTTCCCCTGTGTAGCTGATAAAATGGTGAGGTTGGGCGGTGAGCTCTACGTTCCTGTTATCTATGAAATCGACCAGCAGGCAGGGTTCATCGTGCAGGGCCAAGGGTCCAGCACAAACAACCCGTTTGTTGTCCAGTGGGTTCCCGCAACAGCGCTGGGGGTTGGTATAGCAGAAGGACAGCAGCAACTTCCAAAGCGTATTGAAGTTAGAGCTTCACCCAATCCATTTATGAACCGTACTACCATTTCCTATGCGTTACCCTATAGTAGTCATATTTCGCTGATTGTTTACGATGCAGCAGGTAGACCCGTTCAAACTTTAGTGAATGGCGAACGACAGCCGGGATATTACGCTATTAATTTCAATGCTACCGGTTTAGCGAAGGGTGTGTACTTCTACACGCTGACTGCTGGCACTGCCTCGATAAACGGCAAGTTGACGTTGGTCCGGTAA
- a CDS encoding TonB-dependent receptor yields the protein MMFLRKISSFPLVASIIGVVLVVNPLWAGETGRIRGKVTDARTGDPLIGANVVVEGTMLGAATDAIGEYLINNVPAGKQTLIISYIGYQTQRRTDVLVIVDQTITQDFKLAPATVEIGVVEIKAKREAIVRTDPTTSRYMTTEEFAKMPVATLADIIRLQAGIVTSPAYGQHLRGGRPDEVMYYVDGVATSDPLFGYQAARVNPEATAEVVVISGGFDAEYGEAMSGIIQVITKEGKEQTQGRFRVVTDEVFPASLNFGDNRYEASLGGPVLGYKSLRYFLSGELYFADDYNPMRYKLPHQNRQDYKVTGKLTYFIPVGQGMKLTSDGYIAREQYELYPYDRENENHLGFKYNLDHFLSRRERVKKFNVATNYMQTKSTVYTLRVSYFGNERMIGVRDLEREAKERNYSLRFWEDYIFKAEDTVRKDNSVIFHPMPGYVEQSKSNTNNPWGVYNLFYGYGDYRYFQLHWADVWTLKGDWTHNVGKIHEFKAGGELRQNFLHRRYNSLPWDPNPFVDLYDVSPIGTALFVQDRMDFEDLIVRLGLRLDYLDPKAYKRVNPANIEDTSTVRASVKYKLSPRIGISFPITTKTKFRFSYGHFFQTPAYHFLYDNISSAAYARGNQIIGNVDLRAQQTIAYELGVEQQIGDILLADATAYYKDVYDLMGVRYQPAVPMGYYPIVNEEYGNIRGFEVGLQKLEYGYWTARISYALSIARGTASYAYEWYYERYRYGVDPVTGEEMEPPRRDYALEFDERHNAKVSIGCDFPADFAFVPLRQFNFSLLLNYGSGLPYSPREVGRLNAGRLTGERNSARMPPRFTADLNAARYFNLGKVKTGLTLVVTNLFGAEVVQWVYGHTGRPDDDGYIAGYSPANWVLDPDVTLLNLNKYNPVRDINHDGYITDEEEYVAYKLAYLDFVNNPANFGPPRQIKVGVVFEF from the coding sequence ATGATGTTTTTAAGAAAGATTTCAAGTTTTCCTTTAGTTGCCAGTATCATCGGGGTTGTTCTGGTCGTAAACCCGTTATGGGCGGGTGAGACCGGAAGGATAAGAGGTAAAGTTACTGATGCCAGGACCGGTGACCCCCTGATCGGCGCTAATGTCGTCGTTGAAGGTACGATGCTCGGAGCAGCTACTGATGCTATTGGGGAGTATTTGATCAACAATGTGCCGGCAGGCAAGCAGACGTTGATTATTTCTTATATCGGTTATCAGACCCAGCGACGAACTGATGTTCTGGTTATTGTTGATCAGACGATAACACAGGACTTCAAACTTGCACCAGCGACAGTTGAAATCGGGGTTGTGGAGATAAAGGCAAAGCGAGAGGCGATTGTGAGAACCGATCCGACAACTAGCCGTTATATGACCACTGAAGAATTTGCCAAAATGCCGGTTGCGACTTTAGCAGATATCATTAGATTGCAGGCGGGTATCGTAACCAGTCCGGCTTACGGCCAGCATCTGCGTGGTGGGCGTCCGGACGAAGTGATGTACTATGTAGATGGTGTTGCCACGTCTGATCCGTTGTTTGGTTATCAGGCTGCAAGAGTTAATCCCGAAGCTACAGCAGAAGTTGTTGTGATATCAGGAGGTTTTGATGCGGAATATGGAGAGGCGATGTCTGGCATCATTCAAGTGATTACTAAAGAAGGAAAGGAACAAACTCAAGGACGATTCCGAGTGGTTACAGATGAAGTTTTCCCTGCATCACTTAATTTTGGAGATAACCGATACGAAGCGTCCCTCGGGGGGCCGGTACTCGGTTATAAATCACTGCGCTATTTCCTATCTGGTGAACTATATTTTGCCGACGATTACAATCCGATGCGATATAAACTTCCACATCAGAATCGGCAGGATTACAAGGTTACAGGCAAGTTGACATATTTTATTCCGGTGGGACAGGGAATGAAATTGACTTCCGATGGATATATTGCCCGGGAACAGTATGAACTTTATCCATACGATCGTGAAAATGAAAATCATCTTGGTTTCAAGTATAACCTTGACCATTTTCTTTCCCGAAGAGAACGAGTTAAGAAATTCAATGTTGCGACAAATTATATGCAAACCAAGTCTACGGTGTACACTCTACGTGTAAGTTATTTCGGAAATGAACGGATGATCGGGGTGCGAGATCTCGAGCGTGAAGCCAAGGAACGGAACTACTCTTTGCGTTTCTGGGAAGATTATATCTTCAAAGCTGAAGATACAGTCCGCAAAGATAATTCGGTAATCTTTCATCCAATGCCCGGATATGTGGAACAGTCTAAGTCTAATACTAATAATCCTTGGGGTGTTTACAACCTGTTTTACGGGTATGGAGATTACCGGTATTTTCAACTGCACTGGGCAGATGTCTGGACGCTAAAGGGGGATTGGACCCATAATGTTGGCAAGATTCACGAGTTTAAAGCCGGGGGAGAATTACGTCAGAATTTCTTACACCGACGTTACAATTCTCTGCCTTGGGATCCAAATCCATTTGTGGATCTTTATGATGTCAGTCCTATTGGTACTGCTTTATTTGTTCAGGACCGGATGGACTTCGAAGATCTGATCGTCCGCCTTGGGCTACGTCTTGATTATCTTGATCCCAAGGCATACAAACGGGTAAATCCAGCAAATATCGAGGATACATCAACGGTACGTGCCTCAGTCAAATATAAATTGTCCCCCCGGATCGGCATCTCTTTCCCAATTACGACCAAGACTAAGTTTAGGTTCAGTTACGGCCACTTTTTCCAGACCCCTGCTTATCACTTTCTCTATGATAACATTTCCTCTGCAGCCTATGCTCGAGGTAATCAGATTATCGGTAATGTTGATCTGCGGGCGCAACAGACCATAGCCTACGAACTTGGGGTTGAGCAACAGATTGGTGATATTTTATTGGCAGATGCAACTGCTTATTACAAGGATGTGTATGACTTGATGGGAGTTCGATATCAGCCAGCAGTTCCTATGGGCTATTATCCAATAGTCAATGAGGAATACGGTAATATCCGGGGATTTGAAGTTGGATTACAGAAGCTCGAATATGGGTACTGGACAGCGCGGATTTCATATGCTCTATCAATTGCCCGGGGTACAGCATCATATGCATACGAATGGTATTATGAGCGCTATCGTTACGGGGTTGATCCAGTTACTGGCGAAGAGATGGAACCGCCACGACGAGATTACGCACTGGAATTTGATGAGCGCCACAATGCAAAAGTTTCGATTGGCTGTGATTTCCCGGCGGATTTTGCCTTTGTTCCTTTACGCCAATTTAACTTTTCCCTTTTGTTAAACTATGGCTCCGGTTTACCTTATTCGCCACGCGAGGTGGGACGGTTGAATGCAGGGAGGCTAACAGGAGAAAGAAATTCGGCACGCATGCCACCGCGCTTTACAGCCGACCTCAATGCCGCCCGATACTTTAACTTGGGCAAAGTGAAAACCGGCTTGACTTTAGTAGTGACAAATTTGTTTGGTGCGGAAGTCGTACAATGGGTTTATGGACATACTGGTCGACCAGATGATGATGGATATATTGCCGGATATTCACCGGCAAACTGGGTTTTGGATCCGGATGTAACGCTCTTGAATCTAAACAAATATAATCCCGTACGAGACATTAATCATGATGGTTACATTACCGACGAAGAAGAATATGTAGCTTACAAGCTGGCATATCTTGATTTTGTCAATAATCCGGCAAACTTCGGGCCACCAAGACAAATAAAAGTCGGGGTTGTGTTTGAATTTTGA
- a CDS encoding PorV/PorQ family protein, whose translation MRRVLYIVPVIVLIMPGYSAFTKVGMSGLPFLKIGVGRCTGMGEAFVAIADDATASYWNPAGLALLMRNQVILNHIDWVSDINHEFIATVLNTKVGNFGISVVALSLGRFEETTIDQYQGTGRTFSGNDIALGISYGRMFTDKLAFGLTTKVISEKIWNVGTTGVAFDFGVHYNTGWRNLRLGMAIANFGPDLRYSGSQLNFTYDPPWEWPWTREPIPATLLTETFPLPILFRFGIAYDFFSYENSALTAAIDLNHFNDVNEKLNLGVEYHISGFYLRGGYILNMDVNYASDIGWGTGISLGTGFRFKPVNAVSLGIDYAYRNLGRLGLSHRLTLCLEF comes from the coding sequence ATGAGGAGAGTTTTGTATATCGTTCCTGTTATTGTGTTAATTATGCCTGGATATTCGGCATTTACAAAGGTGGGAATGTCAGGCCTGCCGTTCCTGAAAATAGGTGTTGGCAGATGCACAGGTATGGGGGAAGCTTTTGTTGCAATTGCAGATGATGCTACAGCGTCCTACTGGAACCCGGCTGGTCTGGCACTGCTTATGCGCAACCAAGTAATTCTTAATCACATCGACTGGGTTAGCGATATCAATCACGAATTCATTGCGACTGTGCTTAATACGAAGGTTGGTAACTTCGGGATTTCAGTTGTTGCACTCTCACTTGGCAGATTTGAGGAAACTACGATTGACCAATACCAAGGGACAGGGCGTACCTTCAGTGGCAACGATATAGCATTGGGAATATCCTACGGTCGGATGTTCACGGATAAGCTCGCTTTCGGTTTAACAACCAAAGTAATATCAGAAAAAATCTGGAATGTGGGAACGACCGGAGTGGCATTTGATTTCGGTGTCCATTACAATACCGGATGGCGTAACTTACGACTGGGGATGGCAATCGCTAATTTCGGACCCGACCTCCGTTATTCCGGTAGTCAACTCAATTTCACTTATGACCCGCCTTGGGAATGGCCTTGGACACGAGAACCTATTCCCGCGACACTGCTTACGGAAACCTTTCCTCTTCCGATTCTTTTCCGGTTTGGAATTGCCTATGATTTCTTTAGTTATGAGAATTCAGCATTGACTGCTGCAATAGACTTGAATCACTTTAATGATGTGAATGAAAAGTTGAATTTGGGCGTAGAGTATCATATCAGTGGTTTCTATCTACGTGGTGGTTATATCCTTAATATGGATGTGAATTACGCATCCGATATCGGGTGGGGTACAGGTATTTCTCTTGGAACTGGTTTTCGGTTCAAACCAGTAAACGCAGTGTCATTGGGGATTGATTATGCTTATCGCAATCTTGGTAGATTGGGTCTTTCGCATCGTTTGACACTGTGTCTTGAATTCTGA